In the Streptomyces fradiae ATCC 10745 = DSM 40063 genome, CTTGCCCTTGGCGGCTTCCTTGAGCTTCGAGCCCGCGGAGACCTTCACGCTGTAGCCGGCCGGGATCTCGATCGGGTCGCCGGTCTGCGGGTTGCGCGCGGTGCGAGCGGCACGGTGGGTGCGCTCGAAGGTCAGGAAGCCGGGGATGGTGACCTTCTCGTCGCCCTTGGCGACGACCTCACCGACGGTCTCGGCGAGCGCGGCCAGCACGGCGTCGGCGTCCTTGCGGGTCACCTCGGCGCGGTCGGCCAGGGCG is a window encoding:
- a CDS encoding HU family DNA-binding protein codes for the protein MNRSELVAALADRAEVTRKDADAVLAALAETVGEVVAKGDEKVTIPGFLTFERTHRAARTARNPQTGDPIEIPAGYSVKVSAGSKLKEAAKGK